The Agrobacterium cucumeris genome has a segment encoding these proteins:
- a CDS encoding LacI family DNA-binding transcriptional regulator, with protein sequence MKGIRQLADYLEISIGTVSRALNGKPDVNEETRRRVLEAAEKLGYVANQSGRSLRQGTTNVIGLMTGSDAQTVENSDNFFMGVTDGLQSVFSGHNLDLIVLPCPGEEDPDEYLKRMVARRMVDAMIISSTRRIDKRVDFLKQTRLPFVALGRTSSSTDHAWIDLDFEGVAKSAVNRLVAAGHRTIAVAAADNDINLGYVFLEAYKRALEENGITYDPSLVIRTKSSEQGGYHAASEWLQMRPRPTAIVLIYELMAVGLYRRLAEVGLKPGRDLAVIGFRDGPRGQFLEPRLTSFRMSLHDLGVTVAQTLLSTMPAFAPFYPDQARHCIWPMQLVAGESDLAP encoded by the coding sequence ATGAAAGGAATCCGTCAGCTTGCCGATTATCTGGAGATATCGATAGGCACCGTTTCCCGTGCCCTCAACGGCAAGCCCGATGTGAACGAGGAAACGCGCCGTCGCGTTCTGGAAGCGGCGGAAAAGCTTGGTTATGTCGCCAATCAATCGGGGCGCAGCCTGCGGCAAGGCACCACCAATGTCATCGGCCTGATGACCGGCAGCGACGCGCAGACGGTAGAGAATTCCGATAACTTCTTCATGGGCGTGACGGATGGCCTGCAAAGCGTGTTTTCAGGCCACAATCTCGATCTGATCGTTCTTCCCTGTCCGGGGGAGGAAGATCCGGACGAATATCTAAAGCGCATGGTGGCGCGCCGCATGGTTGACGCGATGATCATTTCCTCGACCCGTCGGATCGACAAGCGTGTTGATTTCCTGAAACAGACCCGTCTGCCTTTTGTGGCGCTCGGCCGCACCTCGTCCAGCACGGACCATGCCTGGATCGATCTCGATTTCGAAGGCGTGGCGAAAAGCGCCGTCAACCGGTTGGTGGCCGCAGGTCATCGTACCATCGCTGTGGCGGCAGCCGATAACGACATCAATCTCGGTTATGTCTTTCTGGAGGCCTATAAACGCGCCCTCGAGGAAAACGGCATAACATACGATCCGTCTCTGGTTATCCGGACAAAATCGAGCGAGCAGGGCGGATATCATGCCGCCAGTGAGTGGCTGCAGATGCGACCGCGGCCGACAGCCATCGTGCTGATCTATGAGTTGATGGCGGTTGGTCTTTATCGGCGGCTTGCCGAAGTCGGTCTCAAACCGGGGCGCGATCTCGCCGTCATCGGTTTTCGCGATGGTCCGCGCGGCCAGTTTCTCGAACCGCGCTTGACCAGTTTTCGCATGTCGCTGCATGATCTTGGCGTGACGGTCGCCCAGACGCTTTTATCGACCATGCCGGCCTTTGCGCCTTTCTATCCCGATCAGGCCCGCCATTGCATCTGGCCGATGCAGCTTGTGGCGGGAGAGAGTGATCTTGCACCTTAG
- a CDS encoding Gfo/Idh/MocA family protein has protein sequence MTFNAVLCGCGAMAKGWLRAIQSTPEIAGAIRIAGLVDLNEGTARALAEEFGLADAVIGTDLREVLAQTKADILFDVVIPQARFAVVAAGLEAGCHVLSEKPLAASMEEAASLVELAKNAGKVHAVVQNRRFVAGIRRLRRAVEDGIIGDLTAIHCDFFLGPHFGGFREEMKNVLLLDMAIHTFDAARFVANEKPLSVFCVEKNPAGSWYAHGASANAIFEFSNDVVFTYRGSWCAEGERTSWEARWRLIGSKGMILWDGEDGFSASVAGDEQGLLRGFTTVNVSDTVSERDTRGHASVILSFLESIRTGRMPETASFDNINSLAMVIGAIESARLGQRVSIAA, from the coding sequence ATGACATTCAACGCCGTTTTATGCGGGTGCGGAGCCATGGCCAAAGGCTGGCTGCGCGCCATTCAATCCACGCCGGAGATCGCCGGCGCGATCAGGATCGCCGGGCTGGTTGATCTGAACGAGGGCACGGCCCGCGCACTTGCCGAAGAATTCGGGCTTGCGGACGCGGTCATCGGCACCGATCTCCGTGAGGTGCTGGCGCAAACAAAAGCAGACATATTATTTGACGTCGTCATTCCGCAGGCGCGCTTTGCCGTGGTCGCGGCAGGCCTTGAGGCCGGGTGCCATGTGCTCAGCGAAAAGCCGCTTGCGGCATCGATGGAAGAGGCTGCAAGCCTGGTGGAACTTGCCAAAAACGCCGGAAAAGTCCACGCGGTGGTGCAAAATCGGCGGTTCGTGGCGGGTATCCGGCGTTTACGACGCGCCGTGGAAGACGGCATCATTGGCGATTTGACGGCCATTCATTGTGATTTTTTCCTTGGTCCTCATTTCGGCGGCTTCCGTGAAGAGATGAAGAACGTCCTGCTTCTCGACATGGCGATCCATACCTTTGACGCAGCCCGTTTTGTCGCCAATGAAAAGCCCCTCTCCGTCTTTTGCGTGGAAAAGAACCCGGCCGGTTCCTGGTATGCCCACGGGGCAAGTGCCAATGCCATTTTTGAGTTCTCCAACGATGTCGTCTTCACCTATCGTGGCTCATGGTGCGCCGAAGGTGAAAGAACCAGCTGGGAAGCCCGCTGGCGGCTGATCGGCTCGAAGGGAATGATCCTCTGGGATGGTGAAGACGGTTTCTCGGCTTCGGTGGCGGGTGATGAACAGGGCCTCTTGCGAGGCTTCACGACCGTAAACGTTTCCGATACCGTTTCTGAACGGGATACACGCGGCCACGCCAGCGTCATTCTGTCATTCCTGGAGTCCATCCGTACCGGCCGGATGCCGGAGACAGCCTCTTTCGACAATATCAACAGCCTTGCCATGGTGATCGGCGCGATTGAAAGCGCCCGCCTTGGTCAGCGTGTTTCCATTGCAGCATAA
- a CDS encoding sugar phosphate isomerase/epimerase family protein, with protein sequence MSNPAKSIRIGTMVSATKGQAAERIGEIADLGFESFEPFFWQTTNGQDIAELGKRCREAIGERDITISTLGMFGNPLEETEIDLQTLQGWKDCIDNAHHFGATCVAGFTGRLRGRPLPESLPRYREIWSELAKRAADKGVKIAFENCAMDGNWQTGDWNIAHNPDAWELMFNETPDDNIGIEWEPCHQMVYLIDPLPQIRKWADKIFHVHGKDATIRWDVIREHGIFGKEKFVFMRTPGFGDSNWTDIISELRLAGWSGSIDIEGWHDPVYRDALEMTGQVHGLNYLKKCRGGDFVVDPT encoded by the coding sequence GTGAGCAATCCGGCAAAATCCATCCGTATCGGCACCATGGTCAGCGCCACCAAGGGACAGGCGGCTGAGCGCATCGGCGAGATAGCCGATCTCGGCTTTGAAAGCTTCGAGCCGTTCTTCTGGCAGACGACCAACGGTCAGGACATCGCTGAACTCGGCAAGCGCTGCCGCGAGGCGATCGGCGAACGCGACATCACCATCAGCACGCTCGGCATGTTCGGCAATCCGCTGGAAGAAACCGAGATCGACCTGCAGACATTGCAGGGCTGGAAAGACTGCATCGACAATGCCCATCATTTTGGCGCCACCTGCGTTGCGGGTTTCACCGGCCGGTTGCGCGGCAGGCCGCTGCCGGAAAGCCTGCCACGATACAGGGAAATCTGGAGCGAGCTTGCAAAACGCGCCGCCGACAAGGGCGTGAAGATCGCCTTTGAAAACTGCGCCATGGACGGCAACTGGCAGACAGGCGACTGGAACATCGCCCACAACCCGGACGCCTGGGAACTGATGTTCAACGAAACGCCGGATGACAATATCGGCATCGAATGGGAACCCTGCCACCAGATGGTCTATCTCATCGATCCGCTGCCTCAGATCCGCAAATGGGCGGACAAGATTTTCCACGTGCATGGCAAGGACGCGACCATCCGCTGGGACGTCATTCGCGAGCACGGCATTTTCGGCAAGGAGAAGTTCGTCTTCATGCGCACGCCGGGCTTTGGCGACAGCAACTGGACCGACATTATTTCCGAACTGCGCCTTGCCGGCTGGTCCGGCTCCATCGACATCGAAGGCTGGCATGACCCCGTTTATCGCGATGCGCTGGAAATGACGGGCCAGGTGCATGGTCTGAACTATCTGAAAAAATGCCGCGGCGGCGATTTCGTCGTCGACCCGACAT